The Aestuariibius sp. HNIBRBA575 nucleotide sequence GGATTGCCGAAAAACGTCGCCATCAAAGCCGCCAAAATATTGCCCCGCATCACGCGCGCAATAAGGGCAGCAACCACAAAATGTAACATGTAAAACGGCGTAAAAGTGGTAAAAACCCCGGCCCAGATGCCGCGGCTGATTTTTTGGGGTGTGTCAGGCAAACGGCGCACGCGATGTTTGACATATTCAAACGCCCGGCCCCAGCCGCCGCGCGGCCAGAACACCTCGACCAGAATTTTCCAAAGCGGCCGTGGATCCCTGCGTTTGAAGACCAAAGGCCCCGTTCCTTTCTATTCGCCCCCGCCCGGACCACGCGGTGCGCGGGCTGGATTCCTGTGACGCGCGATCGTGGCGACATTGCTGTCAGCCTCAAGCGCGGTCATGATTCTGTGCAGGTGCTGTGTGTCCCGCAGATCTACATCAACCAGAAGACGGTAATAATCTGGTTTACGATCGATAAATGTCAGGTTCGAGATATTGGCGCTTTGTTCGCCAATCAATGTGCAAATTCGTCCCAGCACGCCCGCGTCGTTGGTAATGGCCAGATCAAACGTGATTGTGTTGACGGATTTGTGGTTGCCCTCTTGCCAATGCAGATCGACCCAGCGTTCGGGCTGACCTTCGTAATCGGCTAAAACTTCGCAATCGATGGCATGCACAACCACGCCTTCGCCGCGATAGGTGATGCCGACGATCCGTTCGCCCGGCACCGGCTGACAGCAATTGGCGCGCCGATGGGTCCAGCCCGCATCCAGACCAACCACCGCGCGGCGTTGATCGACCTCGTCACCTTCGCGTTCGGCCAGATCCGGATAAATCGCGCGCACCACTTCGCGTGACGTTAGCTCTGCGCTGCCAAGACGCGCCAAAAGATCATCCATACCGTTTAAAACCAGGGCCTTGGCCGCAGTTTTCAACGCCTTGTCGGTTGATTTTTTACCCACGTTTTCGAACGCAACCCGCGCCAATTCCCGACCCAGCCGAATATAGCGTTCGCGATCTTCTTCTCTTAACGCCCGCCGAATTGCGGCCTTGGCTTTGCCGGTGACGGCAATGTCGATCCAGGTGGCTTGCGGCGTTTGACCTTCGGCGGTGATGATTTCAATCGACTGACCGTTTTTCAGCCGCGTCCACAATGGCACGCGCAGATGGTCCACCTTGGCGCCGACACAAGCATGGCCAATCCGGGTGTGGATCGCATAGGCAAAATCAATCGGTGTCCCCCCGCGCGGCAGCTTGATCACCTCGCCTTTGGGGGTAAAACAGAACACCTGATCCTGATACATTTCCAGCTTTACCGCCTCGAGGAATTCACTGTCCTCTTGGCCTTCGCCCAGCCGTTCCGAAATCGAAGCAATCCACCGCGCCGGATCAACCGCAAACCGGTTTTCAACCCGTTCGCCCTGACGATAGGACCAATGCGCCGCCACCCCGGTTTCGGCAACTTCGTGCATTTCATGGGTGCGGATCTGCACCTCTACGCGTTTGCCATCACGGCCCGAAACAGTTGTGTGGATCGAACGGTAACCGTTTGATTTTGGCTGCGAAATGTAGTCTTTGAACCGGCCGGGCACGGCGCGCCAACGCTGATGGATAGCGCCCAATGTGCGGTAACAATCTGCCTCTGACTGGGTGATGACCCGGAACCCATAAATGTCGGACAAGCGGGAAAATCCCAGCTCTTTTTCCTGCATTTTCCGCCAGATCGAATAGGGTTTTTTGGCGCGGCCATAAACGTCGGCGCTGATATTTGCCTCTGCCAGTACGTGGCGCATATCGGCGGTGATTTTTTCAATCACATCCCCGGTTTCACGCTGCAAGGTGATGAACCGTCGGATGATCGAATTGCGCCCTTCGGGATTCAACACGCGAAAGGCCAGATCCTCCAGCTCTTCGCGCATCCATTGCATCCCCATCCGACCACCGAGGGGCGCGTAGATATCCATGGTTTCTCGGGCCTTTTGGGCCTGTTTTTCGGGGCGCATGGATTTAATCGTGCGCATATTGTGCAGCCGGTCGGCCAGTTTGACCAATGTCACCCGCAGATCGCGGGACGTAGCCATGAACAATTTGCGAAAATTTTCGGCCTGCTTGGTTTCGGTAGAGTTCAGCTGCAGGTTCGTCAGCTTGGTAACGCCATCAACCAATTCAGCAATTTCGCGACCAAACAGCTCTTCGACATCGGAAAACGCCGCTTTGGTGTCTTCGATTGTGTCATGCAACAGGGCGGTGATGATGGTCGCGTCATCCATTTGTTGTTCGGCCAGAATACCAGCCACAGCAATCGGATGGGTGAAATAAGGTTCGCCGGAATGGCGGGTCTGACCGTCATGCATTTCAGCGCCAAAGGCAAAGGCACGCCTGATCAGATCCTCATTTGTATTGGGATTGTAGACACGGATGCGGGCAATCAGGTCGTCAGCGTCGATCATTTATGCCCTGCATCCTCGTTAGGCGTTTGAGCGTGGGCCCAAACCTAGCGCGGCCCCTGAGCGGCCATCAATTCACGCAACAGCTGTTCGTCTGGCATGTCATCCACAGCAGGTTTGTCAGCAGGTTCTGCACCCATCAACAATGCCATTGCATCTTCTTCTGGCTCGTCAACTTCGATCTGGGTCTGATTGGATTCAATCATCCGTTCGCGCAGATCATCCGCCTGCTGGGTTTCGTCGGCGATTTCACGCAGCGACACAACAGGGTTTTTATCATTGTCACGTTCGATTGTGATCGGCGCACCGGCCGCGATTTCACGGGCACGATGAGAGGCAAGAAGAACCAGCTCGAAGCGGTTAGGAACCTTATCTACGCAATCTTCTACGGTAACGCGGGCCATTGGGGCTCTCCATCTCTCAAAATTCGGGGCAGATCAGAAAGTGCTTAGTAAGGGGTTTCAAAGGAATTGACAAGGTGATTCTATGCGGCCCACTGCGTTGTTTTCAACCAATTTGCACGATTTCATCCTGTTCCTCAGCCGGGCGCGCCGCCAGCATCTGAACGACCGATTGCCCCAGCACAGGATGGCGCCATTCCGGGGCAACATCCGCCAATGGACGCAACACAAATGACCGGTCCTGAATCCGGGGATGTGGCAGGATCAATTCATCCGGGGCCTGTTCCATTTGGGTCGCCAAATCCAAATCTCGCCATTGCTGATATTTGGCATGATCGGGCAAAACCTGATCCCCCAACGCAAGCAGATCCAGATCCAGCACCCGCTGGCCCCACCGTTTGCGGCGCACCCGACCAAAATCTGCCTCGATCTGATGGAGCAATGTTAAAACCTGCCGCGCGGACATTTCTGTGGTCACAGCCACCGCCGCATTTACAAAATCCGGCCCCGACCCGGCCGGAAAGCAGGGCGTGCGATACAACCATGACGTTGCGTCAATTTTTCCCAGTTTGCGGCCAATTTCGTCGATTGCACTGGAAATCGTGGCTTCTGGACCGGTTTCCAGCATTGTTTCATTGCTGCCCAGGGCGATCAGGGCCAACTGACCTATCCTTTGGTGTAGTGGGGCTTGCGGCATGTCATGATTTCCTTACATAACGGTCTTGTTTCGCCATATACTCACTCACACTCATGGAACAATCCGGCGAAACTTGTTGGAAGGACATATTTAGATGTTTTACCGCGATGAGCGTCTCGCGCTCTTTATTGACGGATCTAATCTCTATGCCGCTGCAAAGGCATTGGGGTTTGACATTGACTACAAGTTACTCAGACAGGAATTTGCCCGCCGCGGTAAACTGCTGCGTGCCTTTTACTATACAGCCTTGCTCGAGAGCGATGAATATTCTCCGATTCGCCCTTTGGTTGACTGGCTTCATTACAACGGCTTCAACATGGTCACGAAACCGGCCAAAGAATACATCGACAGCCAAGGACGGCGCAAGGTCAAAGGAAACATGGATATCGAACTCAGTGTCGATGCTATGGAACTAGCTCCAAGTGTGGATCACATCGTTCTGTTTTCGGGCGATGGCGATTTTCGCCCCTTGGTCGCCGCGTTGCAGCGCAAAGGCGTTCGGGTTTCTGTTGTGTCCACCATCCGCAGCCAGCCACCGATGATTTCGGATGAGCTGCGCCGTCAGGCCGATAACTTTATCGAGCTTGATGAATTGCGCGATATTGTCGGACGTCCGCCCCGGGAAACACATCCCGAAGCGGAACAAGCATACGTTTCCGAAGAAAACTAAGATCAGGGCGCTTCAGGCGCCCTTTTCTATGCGCTGACACAGCAGGATACCTGCAATCGCGCACCGTGCTGGGGTCAAAACCACTGGACGCTCGGCGCTACACCACTTACCTCTAGGGCATTCAGGACGACGCGGCCCCTGCGGGTGGCCAAACCCGGCCAATGCCCTAAACGGACGCAGAGTGGACCTATGACCAAACCTTCTTTGACCTTGTTTCTGGCCGCCCCGCGCGGGTTTTGCGCGGGCGTGGATCGCGCCATCAAAATCGTCGAAATGGCGATCGAAAAATGGGGTGCCCCGGTCTATGTGCGCCACGAAATTGTGCATAACAAATATGTGGTCGACGATCTGCGCGCCAAAGGGGCGGTTTTCGTCGAAGAGTTAGAAGAATGCCCCGATGATCGCCCGGTGATTTTTTCCGCCCATGGCGTGCCAAAATCCGTCCCCGCCGAAGCCACACGCCGCGAAATGGTGTTTGTGGATGCGACCTGCCCGCTGGTTTCTAAGGTCCATATCGAAGCACAGCGCCACGCCGAGGCCGGGCTTCAGATGATCATGATCGGCCATGCGGGCCATCCTGAAACCATCGGCACAATGGGGCAATTGCCCGACGGCGAAGTGTTGCTGGTCGAAACCGTCGAAGACGTCGCAACGGTTGATGTGCGTGATCCATCGCAGCTGGCCTTTGTCACGCA carries:
- a CDS encoding bifunctional (p)ppGpp synthetase/guanosine-3',5'-bis(diphosphate) 3'-pyrophosphohydrolase is translated as MIDADDLIARIRVYNPNTNEDLIRRAFAFGAEMHDGQTRHSGEPYFTHPIAVAGILAEQQMDDATIITALLHDTIEDTKAAFSDVEELFGREIAELVDGVTKLTNLQLNSTETKQAENFRKLFMATSRDLRVTLVKLADRLHNMRTIKSMRPEKQAQKARETMDIYAPLGGRMGMQWMREELEDLAFRVLNPEGRNSIIRRFITLQRETGDVIEKITADMRHVLAEANISADVYGRAKKPYSIWRKMQEKELGFSRLSDIYGFRVITQSEADCYRTLGAIHQRWRAVPGRFKDYISQPKSNGYRSIHTTVSGRDGKRVEVQIRTHEMHEVAETGVAAHWSYRQGERVENRFAVDPARWIASISERLGEGQEDSEFLEAVKLEMYQDQVFCFTPKGEVIKLPRGGTPIDFAYAIHTRIGHACVGAKVDHLRVPLWTRLKNGQSIEIITAEGQTPQATWIDIAVTGKAKAAIRRALREEDRERYIRLGRELARVAFENVGKKSTDKALKTAAKALVLNGMDDLLARLGSAELTSREVVRAIYPDLAEREGDEVDQRRAVVGLDAGWTHRRANCCQPVPGERIVGITYRGEGVVVHAIDCEVLADYEGQPERWVDLHWQEGNHKSVNTITFDLAITNDAGVLGRICTLIGEQSANISNLTFIDRKPDYYRLLVDVDLRDTQHLHRIMTALEADSNVATIARHRNPARAPRGPGGGE
- the rpoZ gene encoding DNA-directed RNA polymerase subunit omega; protein product: MARVTVEDCVDKVPNRFELVLLASHRAREIAAGAPITIERDNDKNPVVSLREIADETQQADDLRERMIESNQTQIEVDEPEEDAMALLMGAEPADKPAVDDMPDEQLLRELMAAQGPR
- the folK gene encoding 2-amino-4-hydroxy-6-hydroxymethyldihydropteridine diphosphokinase, producing the protein MALIALGSNETMLETGPEATISSAIDEIGRKLGKIDATSWLYRTPCFPAGSGPDFVNAAVAVTTEMSARQVLTLLHQIEADFGRVRRKRWGQRVLDLDLLALGDQVLPDHAKYQQWRDLDLATQMEQAPDELILPHPRIQDRSFVLRPLADVAPEWRHPVLGQSVVQMLAARPAEEQDEIVQIG
- a CDS encoding NYN domain-containing protein; translated protein: MFYRDERLALFIDGSNLYAAAKALGFDIDYKLLRQEFARRGKLLRAFYYTALLESDEYSPIRPLVDWLHYNGFNMVTKPAKEYIDSQGRRKVKGNMDIELSVDAMELAPSVDHIVLFSGDGDFRPLVAALQRKGVRVSVVSTIRSQPPMISDELRRQADNFIELDELRDIVGRPPRETHPEAEQAYVSEEN
- the ispH gene encoding 4-hydroxy-3-methylbut-2-enyl diphosphate reductase, yielding MTKPSLTLFLAAPRGFCAGVDRAIKIVEMAIEKWGAPVYVRHEIVHNKYVVDDLRAKGAVFVEELEECPDDRPVIFSAHGVPKSVPAEATRREMVFVDATCPLVSKVHIEAQRHAEAGLQMIMIGHAGHPETIGTMGQLPDGEVLLVETVEDVATVDVRDPSQLAFVTQTTLSVDDTVDIIAALNARFPAIVGPHKEDICYATTNRQEAVKAMAPKVEAMLVVGAPNSSNSRRLVEVGRKAGCSYSQLVQRSTDIDWRALGGVKTLGITAGASAPEVLINEVIDAFRDKFDVTTEQVVTAEENIEFKVPRVLRVPA